One Coccinella septempunctata chromosome X, icCocSept1.1, whole genome shotgun sequence genomic window carries:
- the LOC123322402 gene encoding uncharacterized protein LOC123322402, with amino-acid sequence MTERAFNNLIHHNKSKLHSLKLKSTRIQRQKIDKLSKQDMSQSSSVFLKNGIKFKEPILNLSDTTFNESETKLLSLGLKFSFSNYNKSMITEKLVVAVETFLKSNRVINPHIIRSHIISILDKFKKSRIRTPKYIVDLKRNLTAISKKIKDNNLFFSKADKGDCLVVLNKTEYINKVHDFLSNNGFNKTTRSNVNKYNAKFKNKLSSLGPLLCNNWRSLMPMSFTTPGLYGLPKIHKEGIPIRPVVSFCGSLAYKLSKHLNKLLTSAINFKSEFSVDNSLDLISRIKDLRIPNNTILASFDVSNLFTTVPVPQTLQIFKNKLIDSSMSDDLTNCVFQLTELCLQQNFFNFEGEIFTQREGLSMGNCLSPLFAELFMSYFEKKLIFIPNNPFKDKILFWFRYVDDILIAWIGSEEELKEFHEWINKLHMNINFTLELESERRINFLDLSISRHLNKLTFSIYRKPSQTSTKINKTSCHYMGHKMAAFNTYITRLLNVPLSQDAYSEEVNTLRYLAGENGYHPDVIDRLIDRRRKKQGMKKPHLSTSDPSNNKYCCIPFYGGISHKIANVIRQIENSKVTFKSDNILSQFIIKNKSPIDNLDKPGVYRLECGEPGCNVVYVGRSGRSIRTRTREHLNSAKNPNNDKSIFGCHIREEGHRFDIEENTKLIHHCDFGYKQEILEEVEIFKHLKNTEYRTLNAMLTNNVKDTYKILD; translated from the coding sequence ATGACGGAGAGAGCTTTCAACAATTTAATTCATCACAACAAGTCAAAACTTCACAGTCTCAAACTTAAAAGTACTAGAATCCAACGACAAAAAATTGATAAGTTGTCAAAGCAGGACATGTCTCAAAGCTCAAGTGTTTTTCTTAAGAATGGAATAAAGTTCAAAGAGCCAATACTCAACTTGTCAGATACGACGTTCAACGAATCAGAAACCAAACTGTTGAGCTTGGGTTTAAAATTCTCCTTCTCAAATTATAATAAGTCAATGATCACCGAAAAACTGGTCGTCGCAGTTGAGACTTTCCTGAAATCCAACAGAGTGATTAATCCTCATATAATTCGTAGTCATATTATTTCAATCTTAGACAAATTCAAGAAGTCCAGAATCAGGACACCAAAATATATAGTTGATCTTAAACGGAATCTCACAGCTATCTCTAAAAAGATTAAGGACAATAACTTGTTTTTCTCCAAAGCAGACAAGGGTGATTGTTTAGTAGTTCTAAATAAGACTGAATATATCAACAAAGTTCATGATTTCCTTTCCAACAACGGTTTCAACAAGACAACGAGGTCAAATGTTAACAAATACAACGCTAAGTTTAAGAATAAACTTTCATCCCTTGGTCCATTGCTGTGCAACAACTGGAGGTCACTTATGCCTATGTCATTCACCACCCCTGGACTGTATGGTCTTCCGAAAATCCATAAAGAAGGCATCCCTATCAGACCGGTGGTTTCGTTCTGTGGCAGTCTAGCCTATAAACTGTCAAAACATCTGAATAAGCTTCTAACGTCTGCCATCAATTTCAAGTCGGAATTCAGCGTTGATAACTCTTTGGATCTAATTAGTAGAATTAAGGATTTACGAATCCCAAACAACACTATACTGGCTTCTTTTGATGTGAGCAATCTGTTTACGACAGTACCAGTCCCGCAGACATTGCAGATATTTAAAAACAAGTTGATTGATTCTTCGATGTCCGACGACTTGACTAATTGTGTATTCCAACTCACAGAATTATGCCTTCAAcaaaactttttcaactttgaagGAGAAATTTTTACACAAAGGGAAGGCTTGAGTATGGGCAACTGCCTTTCCCCTCTCTTCGCAGAACTCTTCATGTCATATTTCGAAAAGAAGCTGATTTTCATACCGAACAATCCTTTCAAggataaaattcttttttggtTCAGATATGTAGATGACATATTGATAGCTTGGATTGGTAGTGAGGAAGAACTAAAAGAGTTCCATGAGTGGATCaataaacttcatatgaacatcaaCTTTACATTGGAACTCGAGTCAGAACGGAGGATCAACTTTTTAGACCTTTCAATTAGTAGACACCTAAATAAGTTAACTTTTAGTATATATAGGAAACCCTCTCAAACATCcaccaaaatcaacaaaacTTCATGCCATTACATGGGCCATAAAATGGCGGCTTTCAACACATACATCACTAGACTGCTCAATGTTCCTTTGAGTCAAGATGCTTACAGTGAGGAGGTGAACACCCTGAGGTATCTGGCAGGGGAGAATGGTTACCATCCGGATGTCATTGACAGGCTAATTGacaggagaaggaagaaacaagGCATGAAAAAACCCCACTTGTCGACTTCAGATCCTTCGAACAATAAATACTGCTGCATCCCTTTCTATGGCGGCATTTCACATAAAATCGCCAACGTAATTAGACAGATCGAAAACTCCAAGGTAACATTTAAATCTGATAACATCTTGAGCCAATTCATAATTAAGAATAAGAGCCCTATTGATAACTTGGACAAACCGGGCGTCTACAGATTGGAGTGCGGTGAACCAGGCTGCAACGTTGTTTATGTGGGCAGGAGTGGCAGATCCATTCGAACGAGGACAAGAGAACATCTAAATAGTGCTAAAAATCCAAACAACGATAAATCTATCTTCGGTTGTCACATAAGGGAAGAAGGACATAGGTTCGATATTGAAGAGAACACCAAACTTATTCATCACTGCGATTTTGGCTACAAACAGGAAATTCTAGAGGAGGTAGAAATCTTTAAACACCTTAAGAACACAGAATACAGGACACTAAATGCGATGTTGACCAACAACGTGAAAGACACATATAAAATCTTAGATTGA
- the LOC123322403 gene encoding uncharacterized protein LOC123322403 has translation MGFYEIMLTASLALLSRTYGRLSLKSQRFMGHIEFCRTCLREDLTPTWLKIRFRRDDRVAQHQIHLLKRKLLKWEIRKWYSRLYTNNKKLSIVTGILRDKMTERAFNNLIHHNKSKLHSLKLKSTRIQRQKIDKLSKQDMSQSSSVFLKNGIKFKEPILNLSDTTFNESETKLLSLGLKFSFSNYNKSMITEKLVVAVETFLKSNRVINPHIIRSHIISILDKFKKSRIRTPKYIVDLKRNLTAISKKIKDNNLFFSKADKGDCLVVLNKTEYINKVHDFLSNNGFNKTTRSNVNKYNAKFKNKLSSLGPLLCNNWRSLMPMSFTTPGLYGLPKIHKEGIPIRPVVSFCGSLAYKLSKHLNKLLMSAINFKSEFSVDNSLDLISRIKDLRIPNNTILASFDVSNLFTTVPVPQTLQIFKNKLIDSSMSDDLTNCVFQLTELCLQQNFFNFEGEIFTQREGLSMGNCLSPLFAELFMSYFEKKLIFIPNNPFKDKILFWFRYVDDILIAWIGSEEELKEFHEWINKLHMNINFTLELESERRINFLDLSISRHLNKLTFSIYRKPSQTSTKINKTSCHYMGHKMAAFNTYITRLLNVPLSQDAYSEEVNTLRYLAGENGYHPDVIDRLIDRRRKKQGMKKPHLSTSDPSNNKYCCIPFYGGISHKIANVIRQIENSKVTFKSDNILSQFIIKNKSPIDNLDKPGVYRLECGEPGCNVVYVGRSGRSIRTRTREHLNSAKNPNNDKSIFGCHIREEGHRFDIEENTKLIHHCDFGYKQEILEEVEIFKHLKNTEYRTLNAMLTNNVKDTYKILD, from the coding sequence ATGGGATTTTATGAGATTATGTTAACGGCGAGTCTGGCCTTACTTTCCCGAACATATGGTAGGTTATCATTGAAGTCACAAAGGTTCATGGGTCACATCGAGTTCTGTAGGACATGTCTGAGGGAGGACTTGACACCAACATGGTTAAAGATCAGATTTAGGAGAGACGATAGGGTTGCACAACATCAAATCCACCTGCTAAAAAGAAAACTACTTAAGTGGGAGATTAGGAAATGGTACAGCCGACTCTACACAAATAATAAGAAACTGAGTATAGTTACGGGGATACTTAGAGATAAGATGACGGAGAGAGCTTTCAACAATTTAATTCATCACAACAAGTCAAAACTTCACAGTCTCAAACTTAAAAGTACTAGAATCCAACGACAAAAAATTGATAAGTTGTCAAAGCAGGACATGTCTCAAAGCTCAAGTGTTTTTCTTAAGAATGGAATAAAGTTCAAAGAGCCAATACTCAACTTGTCAGATACGACGTTCAACGAATCAGAAACCAAACTGTTGAGCTTGGGTTTAAAATTCTCCTTCTCAAATTATAATAAGTCAATGATCACCGAAAAACTGGTCGTCGCAGTTGAGACTTTCCTGAAATCCAACAGAGTGATTAATCCTCATATAATTCGTAGTCATATTATTTCAATCTTAGACAAATTCAAGAAGTCCAGAATCAGGACACCAAAATATATAGTTGATCTTAAACGGAATCTCACAGCTATCTCTAAAAAGATTAAGGACAATAACTTGTTTTTCTCCAAAGCAGACAAGGGTGATTGTTTAGTAGTTCTAAATAAGACTGAATATATCAACAAAGTTCATGATTTCCTTTCCAACAACGGTTTCAACAAGACAACGAGGTCAAATGTTAACAAATACAACGCTAAGTTTAAGAATAAACTTTCATCCCTTGGTCCATTGCTGTGCAACAACTGGAGGTCACTTATGCCTATGTCATTCACCACCCCTGGACTGTATGGTCTTCCGAAAATCCATAAAGAAGGCATCCCTATCAGACCGGTGGTTTCGTTCTGTGGCAGTCTAGCCTATAAACTGTCAAAACATCTGAATAAGCTTCTAATGTCTGCCATCAATTTCAAGTCGGAATTCAGCGTTGATAACTCTTTGGATCTAATTAGTAGAATTAAGGATTTACGAATCCCAAACAACACTATACTGGCTTCTTTTGATGTGAGCAATCTGTTTACGACAGTACCAGTCCCGCAGACATTGCAGATATTTAAAAACAAGTTGATTGATTCTTCGATGTCCGACGACTTGACTAATTGTGTATTCCAACTCACAGAATTATGCCTTCAAcaaaactttttcaactttgaagGAGAAATTTTTACACAAAGGGAAGGCTTGAGTATGGGCAACTGCCTTTCCCCTCTCTTCGCAGAACTCTTCATGTCATATTTCGAAAAGAAGCTGATTTTCATACCGAACAATCCTTTCAAggataaaattcttttttggtTCAGATATGTAGATGACATATTGATAGCTTGGATTGGTAGTGAGGAAGAACTAAAAGAGTTCCATGAGTGGATCaataaacttcatatgaacatcaaCTTTACATTGGAACTCGAGTCAGAACGGAGGATCAACTTTTTAGACCTTTCAATTAGTAGACACCTAAATAAGTTAACTTTTAGTATATATAGGAAACCCTCTCAAACATCcaccaaaatcaacaaaacTTCATGCCATTACATGGGCCATAAAATGGCGGCTTTCAACACATACATCACTAGACTGCTCAATGTTCCTTTGAGTCAAGATGCTTACAGTGAGGAGGTGAACACCCTGAGGTATCTGGCAGGGGAGAATGGTTACCATCCGGATGTCATTGACAGGCTAATTGacaggagaaggaagaaacaagGCATGAAAAAACCCCACTTGTCGACTTCAGATCCTTCGAACAATAAATACTGCTGCATCCCTTTCTATGGCGGCATTTCACATAAAATCGCCAACGTAATTAGACAGATCGAAAACTCCAAGGTAACATTTAAATCTGATAACATCTTGAGCCAATTCATAATTAAGAATAAGAGCCCTATTGATAACTTGGACAAACCGGGCGTCTACAGATTGGAGTGCGGTGAACCAGGCTGCAACGTTGTTTATGTGGGCAGGAGTGGCAGATCCATTCGAACGAGGACAAGAGAACATCTAAATAGTGCTAAAAATCCAAACAACGATAAATCTATCTTCGGTTGTCACATAAGGGAAGAAGGACATAGGTTCGATATTGAAGAGAACACCAAACTTATTCATCACTGCGATTTTGGCTACAAACAGGAAATTCTAGAGGAGGTAGAAATCTTTAAACACCTTAAGAACACAGAATACAGGACACTAAATGCGATGTTGACCAACAACGTGAAAGACACATATAAAATCTTAGATTGA